A portion of the Nitratidesulfovibrio termitidis HI1 genome contains these proteins:
- a CDS encoding DUF2062 domain-containing protein, producing MDESLHPQDGGAPSSDGDSAGNGASGQHRNGRSALTRLWRAVRLHRLRLVRLPSTPHRIALGVGLGMLIGSIPLIPSQMVLAGAVAWLLRASPTAAIVTTLYSNPVTCGPLYVLFFAIGSFLLPNMHVALPDDLANLTSLLSMGWDVYLVLCAGGVVFGAVAGVLAYVAAYRMVAAYQQRRVRWRTGARNAPPVQPGCAPSEDGDGCEPDGAGSGGGVAEKRNGGRDEHR from the coding sequence TTGGACGAGAGCCTGCACCCACAGGATGGCGGTGCGCCATCATCGGACGGAGACAGCGCCGGTAACGGCGCTTCCGGCCAGCACCGCAACGGACGTTCCGCACTGACGCGCCTGTGGCGGGCCGTGCGGCTGCATCGGCTGCGGCTGGTGCGGCTGCCCTCCACGCCGCACCGCATCGCGCTGGGCGTGGGTCTTGGCATGCTCATCGGGTCCATTCCGCTGATTCCTTCGCAGATGGTGCTGGCGGGCGCGGTGGCCTGGCTGCTGCGGGCCAGTCCCACGGCTGCCATCGTCACCACGCTGTATTCCAATCCGGTCACCTGCGGGCCGCTGTACGTGCTGTTCTTCGCCATCGGCTCGTTCCTGTTGCCGAACATGCATGTGGCGCTGCCCGACGACCTCGCCAATCTCACCTCGTTGTTGTCCATGGGCTGGGACGTGTATCTGGTGTTGTGCGCGGGTGGGGTGGTGTTCGGCGCGGTGGCCGGGGTACTGGCCTACGTGGCGGCCTATCGCATGGTGGCCGCCTATCAGCAGCGCCGGGTGCGCTGGCGCACCGGGGCCAGAAACGCTCCGCCCGTGCAGCCGGGCTGTGCGCCGTCCGAAGACGGCGATGGCTGCGAACCGGATGGCGCCGGGAGTGGCGGCGGGGTGGCGGAGAAGCGTAATGGCGGGCGCGACGAACACCGGTAG
- a CDS encoding pseudouridine synthase family protein: MHAEANTGAARIAPEDDGARLDAALARLLPQLSLHLSPQPNQAMSGAGPTPPLLPPGAGLRARRRLWLTHAVLLDGRPAQPGTRVRAGQRVDVRPLDAARGKKNDVSVSTGPQVEPDILRSAARGDAPAGENDAPHVLAEVDGLVALYKPGGLHSAAIAGSAAPNVEALLPDLLGRLIPADPAGLAGLTAPDASRPMPGTDAPMGFPRLLNRLDGPTSGILLAARTPQAADRFHAAEDSGQATKTYLALVHGVLAHPATMRRALDTANRVTTRVLQQDTPDPLRHTEVTPLGVMHVTHIPDAAPCPPPLAGNAGQDSAFASARPASAPGPASTPGAPCTLVRCVIRKGARHQIRAHLAALGHPIVGDTRYGAPDDPGATAPMPHPQGARPLAATTLFLHHARIELPGFHAACPPPWLHLLPPELQEAARTAYRLDT, from the coding sequence GTGCACGCTGAGGCAAACACCGGGGCGGCACGCATCGCGCCGGAAGACGACGGCGCCCGGCTTGACGCCGCCCTGGCCCGCCTGCTGCCCCAATTGTCGCTCCACTTGTCGCCACAGCCCAACCAGGCCATGAGCGGGGCAGGCCCCACTCCTCCCCTTCTTCCGCCCGGCGCGGGCCTGCGCGCCCGCCGCCGCCTGTGGCTGACCCATGCCGTGCTGCTGGACGGGCGCCCAGCCCAGCCGGGCACGCGGGTGCGGGCCGGACAACGGGTGGACGTGCGCCCGCTGGATGCGGCACGCGGCAAAAAAAACGACGTTTCGGTGAGTACCGGGCCGCAGGTCGAACCGGACATCTTGCGGAGCGCCGCACGGGGTGATGCCCCGGCAGGCGAGAACGATGCGCCCCACGTACTGGCGGAGGTTGACGGGCTGGTGGCCCTGTACAAGCCCGGCGGCCTGCATTCCGCCGCCATAGCGGGCAGTGCCGCACCCAACGTGGAAGCACTGTTGCCCGACCTTCTGGGGAGGCTTATCCCTGCTGACCCGGCGGGTCTGGCCGGTCTGACTGCCCCCGATGCTTCCCGGCCAATGCCCGGCACGGATGCACCCATGGGTTTCCCGCGCCTGCTCAACCGGCTGGACGGCCCCACCTCCGGCATCCTGCTGGCCGCGCGCACCCCGCAGGCCGCCGACCGTTTTCACGCCGCCGAGGATTCCGGCCAGGCAACCAAGACCTATCTCGCGCTGGTGCACGGGGTGCTGGCTCATCCGGCCACCATGCGCCGCGCGCTGGATACGGCCAACAGGGTCACCACCCGCGTCCTGCAGCAGGATACGCCCGACCCGCTGCGCCATACCGAGGTCACCCCCCTGGGCGTCATGCATGTCACGCACATTCCGGATGCCGCGCCCTGCCCGCCTCCTCTCGCGGGCAATGCCGGGCAAGATTCCGCCTTCGCGTCCGCCCGCCCCGCATCTGCGCCTGGCCCCGCCAGTACCCCCGGCGCACCCTGTACATTGGTACGTTGCGTCATCCGCAAGGGCGCGCGGCACCAGATACGCGCCCACCTCGCCGCGCTGGGACACCCCATCGTGGGAGATACGCGCTATGGCGCCCCGGATGACCCCGGTGCCACCGCCCCCATGCCACACCCGCAGGGCGCACGCCCCCTTGCCGCAACCACGCTGTTCCTGCACCACGCCCGCATCGAACTGCCGGGCTTTCACGCTGCCTGCCCGCCGCCGTGGCTGCATCTGCTGCCGCCGGAACTGCAAGAGGCGGCACGCACCGCGTACCGCCTCGATACCTGA